The following proteins are encoded in a genomic region of Salminus brasiliensis chromosome 17, fSalBra1.hap2, whole genome shotgun sequence:
- the org gene encoding oogenesis-related, protein MTSQCSNIEPESGEGQQRGAVSKSGGILASVFCRISQFWPVSFVVRGVRGLWWLFGFSSRRKALLSNAEAGSSPATRQCRTGRKRLRWASRLLLAILPRRVQGLLGYPVCTSIGCAVSPEVRCSPTKPCGKGSKRKQDDLDEEDEPEQQSWVEALTQELTDEDHAGDPDYEPSAVETDSEEYRSHNDTESDIEVEKGVVVIQDLETLKVPQTGMTQNDNTTAVA, encoded by the exons ATGACCTCCCAGTGTAGCAACATTGAACCTGAGAGCGGTGAGGGTCAACAG CGGGGAGCTGTTTCGAAGAGCGGCGGTATTCTTGCATCCGTCTTCTGTCGAATTTCACAGTTTTGGCCAGTCAGCTTTGTG GTGCGTGGTGTACGTGGCTTGTGGTGGCTGTTTGGGTTCTCCTCTCGCAGAAAGGCTCTACTCTCTAATGCAGAGGCAGGAAGTTCACCGGCCACAAGGCAGTGCAGGACGGGCCGAAAACGCCTTCGGTGGGCTTCACGCTTGCTGCTGGCGATCCTGCCCCGCCGAGTCCAGGGGCTGCTGGGCTACCCTGTTTGCACCAGTATTGGCTGTGCTGTGTCACCAG AGGTGCGCTGCTCTCCCACTAAACCCTGTGGGAAAGGCAGCAAGAGGAAGCAGGATGACCTAGATGAGGAGGATGAGCCAGAGCAGCAGTCTTGGGTGGAGGCCCTCACCCAGGAGCTGACCGATGAGGACCATGCTGGTGATCCAGACTATGAA CCCAGCGCTGttgagacagacagtgaggagtACAGGTCACACAATGACACGGAAAGTGATATTGAAGTGGAGAAGGGGGTTGTTGTGATCCAAGATTTGGAGACG CTTAAAGTTCCCCAGACGGGCATGACTCAGAATGACAACACAACTGCAGTGGCATAG